In Cryptomeria japonica chromosome 10, Sugi_1.0, whole genome shotgun sequence, a genomic segment contains:
- the LOC131073333 gene encoding BTB/POZ domain-containing protein At3g50780-like: protein MDSPFFQFGDQNNSDVKLYIYYSDGHPYGGNPIYLHSQVLKKSGYLEARLKENGISLDITPDGSAHAEDYIDCIRLMYSSYCQRPLSFSNVDDALRILPVASELLFEEGIQACMEYLEAVCWTPQQKLRIRNLLSSLQLNISTDLAERLKISKAFFHEELEVLKSLLLFDILNDRFVMHGVPVQHVQDTLKQQIVAYFEEDIHPAIQKICRDALLDVFTMRIGGFKFESVSTELRDSACESLLWFLDLIKLCKRDVFEAAFTIFVEDEEIADILAKPHISWTPNAAIFGVRSRANQSVKFGQINNDHIFSDSDRSYSSRVLEILVHRFLGAVANGDIVIPKPARVSFLMKWVPIMAYLICTFFRVHNLISESDSPESSLSPTRGLKFSEMFKGGVTKILASLPPSDQKQIFNSFADTAKNFQNWEGGIFDWWTKVIWMAVMAANGSHLQME from the coding sequence ATGGATTCTCCATTTTTCCAATTTGGCGATCAGAACAATAGTGATGTGAAACTGTACATATATTACTCTGATGGACATCCATACGGTGGTAATCCCATTTACCTGCATTCTCAAGTTCTGAAGAAATCAGGTTATCTTGAAGCTAGGCTTAAAGAAAACGGGATCAGTTTAGACATTACTCCAGATGGCTCTGCTCATGCTGAGGATTACATCGACTGTATTCGTCTCATGTATTCATCTTACTGCCAAAGACCCCTTTCTTTTTCCAATGTAGATGACGCCTTACGGATTTTACCAGTTGCTTCCGAATTGCTGTTTGAAGAGGGAATTCAAGCTTGCATGGAATATTTGGAAGCAGTTTGTTGGACTCCCCAACAAAAGCTAAGGATCCGaaatcttctatcatctttgcagctAAATATTTCAACTGATTTAGCTGAAAGGCTTAAAATATCTAAAGCCTTTTTTCATGAAGAACTAGAAGTCTTAAAAAGCCTCTTGCTTTTTGACATTCTTAATGACCGCTTTGTTATGCACGGCGTGCCTGTGCAACACGTGCAAGATACATTGAAGCAACAGATAGTTGCATACTTTGAGGAAGATATACATCCCGCTATTCAAAAAATATGCAGAGATGCTCTTTTAGACGTATTTACAATGAGAATTGGTGGTTTTAAGTTTGAATCTGTATCTACCGAGCTAAGGGATTCTGCTTGTGAATCTCTCTTGTGGTTTTTGGACTTGATTAAGCTCTGTAAAAGAGATGTATTTGAAGCTGCATTCACAATTTttgttgaagatgaagaaattgctGACATATTAGCAAAACCCCATATAAGCTGGACACCTAATGCTGCTATATTTGGAGTAAGGAGTAGGGCAAATCAGTCGGTCAAATTCGGACAAATAAATAATGATCATATCTTTTCTGATTCAGATAGGTCATATTCGAGCCGTGTGCTGGAAATTTTAGTCCACAGGTTTCTGGGCGCTGTGGCAAATGGAGATATAGTTATTCCCAAACCTGCACGTGTTTCATTTCTGATGAAGTGGGTGCCAATCATGGCATACCTTATCTGCACGTTTTTCCGTGTACACAATCTTATTTCTGAAAGTGATTCGCCTGAGTCTTCCCTTAGTCCTACTCGAGGTTTGAAATTCTCCGAGATGTTTAAAGGAGGAGTGACTAAAATATTAGCAAGCCTTCCTCCCAGTGATCAGAAGCAGATTTTTAACTCTTTTGCCGATACTGCTAAAAACTTTCAAAATTGGGAGGGAGGAATCTTCGATTGGTGGACTAAGGTGATATGGATGGCAGTCATGGCTGCGAATGGCAGCCACCTTCAGATGGAGTGA